One Desulfobulbus propionicus DSM 2032 DNA segment encodes these proteins:
- the gspK gene encoding type II secretion system minor pseudopilin GspK produces MRTDPIVANQSGMALVLTLLIVSFLVAMTVQLMITVDRQLTASSSQREQVRLDAMVLGGLNLARAALLADQQDNTFDSPHDAWAAFDPDRLKSLTDDMQLVITVSDLSGRLQVNVLADTTNEAYRAVWLRFLLSGRFAVKERDEAEALLDAIGDWIDEDDDERPKGAESAYYQGLATPLACRNGPISTPEELLLVKGMTPVILYGDAEHEGLLPYVTVLGGDGKINLNAAPLPVLQALSSEMTRELAQELIDYRENRKNEETLATADWYRQVGGFPASIDLGGELLTVVGRYFSITVRASLHQYSRTGTGVLLRSDQGQRLLLWKVE; encoded by the coding sequence GTGCGGACTGATCCGATCGTGGCCAATCAGTCGGGCATGGCCCTGGTCCTGACCCTGCTCATCGTCAGCTTTCTGGTGGCCATGACCGTGCAGCTGATGATCACCGTTGACCGGCAGCTGACCGCGTCGAGTTCCCAACGCGAGCAGGTGCGGCTGGACGCCATGGTCTTGGGCGGACTGAACCTGGCCAGGGCCGCCTTGCTTGCCGATCAGCAGGACAACACCTTTGATTCGCCGCACGATGCGTGGGCGGCCTTTGACCCGGATCGGCTGAAAAGCCTCACCGACGACATGCAACTCGTCATCACCGTGAGCGATCTCTCCGGCCGGCTGCAGGTGAATGTCCTGGCTGACACCACCAACGAGGCCTATCGCGCGGTGTGGCTCCGCTTTCTTCTTTCCGGCAGGTTCGCCGTCAAGGAAAGGGATGAGGCCGAGGCGCTGCTCGACGCCATCGGCGACTGGATCGACGAGGACGACGATGAGCGGCCCAAGGGGGCCGAGTCTGCCTATTATCAGGGCCTGGCAACCCCCTTGGCCTGCCGCAACGGTCCCATAAGCACCCCGGAGGAACTGCTGCTGGTCAAGGGCATGACTCCGGTCATCCTCTACGGCGACGCCGAGCATGAGGGGCTCCTGCCCTATGTCACGGTGCTGGGCGGGGACGGCAAGATCAACCTGAACGCTGCTCCGCTGCCGGTGCTTCAGGCCCTGTCCTCGGAGATGACCCGGGAACTGGCACAGGAATTGATTGATTATCGGGAGAATCGAAAAAACGAGGAAACGCTGGCAACCGCCGACTGGTACCGGCAGGTGGGGGGATTTCCCGCCTCGATCGACTTGGGCGGCGAGCTGCTGACGGTTGTCGGCAGGTATTTTTCGATCACGGTCCGTGCCAGCCTGCACCAGTACAGCCGAACCGGGACCGGTGTCCTGCTCCGTTCCGATCAGGGACAGCGGCTTCTGCTGTGGAAGGTGGAATAA
- the gspL gene encoding type II secretion system protein GspL → MGLKILGIDISDCQVTGVVLDQQRRAPILVNALSLPLSEDGAIVPVVRQLCEQLEWREGICVCGLPLSLFSVRNLSLPFRDVKKITQALPFELEEQLIAPLDTLVSDFCVSKRSEERSLIVAFAMEKASLGTFLGELNDRIDPDKIMPAMVPLAMQVAGAYREHTNFLLIHADMHSSTMTLVVDSAPVFYRRLAYPEAMILHPPFSFAHGEVAVSDMAAAEECIRLFSRSIERSLDYFRMESGIKDAPERVVLTGPLAGMPVMADMLTACLRLPVETIDLLSRTNIVHSEEQRSQWQGWHADRALSVALQGSKKTGINFRKDALAKKGGVRSRNKQLVMAAAAAAVLVAAILVAAGYDYQRLKQRDQVLADEMTAIFKSTFPEVTKIRNPYVEMQARMKSLTGSGAPAPTVVTEQRALELLADISRRIPETLVVRVNRLSLDRQSVAIKGVTDTFNSVETIKSTLSASPRYKAVQIVSATADKDKKDGAIRFEVQMELQGI, encoded by the coding sequence ATGGGCTTGAAAATACTGGGGATTGATATAAGCGATTGTCAGGTGACCGGGGTGGTGCTGGACCAACAGCGCCGGGCTCCGATCCTGGTCAATGCCCTCAGTCTGCCGCTGTCCGAGGATGGCGCCATCGTTCCGGTCGTGCGCCAGCTGTGCGAGCAGCTGGAATGGCGGGAAGGGATCTGCGTGTGCGGCCTGCCGCTCTCCCTGTTCAGCGTCCGCAACCTGAGCCTGCCGTTCAGGGATGTCAAAAAGATAACACAGGCGTTGCCCTTTGAGCTGGAAGAACAGCTGATTGCCCCGCTGGACACGCTTGTTTCCGACTTTTGCGTGAGCAAACGGAGCGAGGAGCGCAGCCTGATCGTCGCCTTTGCGATGGAAAAGGCCTCCCTTGGCACCTTTTTGGGCGAATTGAATGACCGCATCGATCCGGACAAGATCATGCCGGCGATGGTGCCCCTGGCCATGCAGGTGGCTGGCGCCTATCGTGAACACACAAATTTCCTTCTGATCCACGCCGACATGCATTCCAGCACCATGACCCTGGTCGTGGACAGCGCGCCGGTTTTTTACCGGAGGCTCGCCTACCCGGAGGCGATGATTCTCCATCCGCCCTTTTCGTTTGCCCACGGCGAGGTGGCGGTGAGCGACATGGCCGCGGCCGAAGAGTGCATTCGGCTGTTCAGCCGGTCGATCGAACGCAGTTTGGATTATTTCCGGATGGAGAGCGGCATCAAGGATGCCCCGGAACGGGTGGTGCTGACCGGACCGCTGGCCGGCATGCCGGTGATGGCCGACATGCTCACCGCATGCCTCCGTCTGCCGGTGGAAACCATCGACCTGCTGTCGCGGACGAATATCGTCCACAGCGAGGAGCAACGCAGTCAGTGGCAAGGGTGGCACGCCGATCGGGCCCTGTCCGTGGCTCTGCAAGGGAGCAAAAAGACGGGGATCAATTTCCGCAAGGACGCCTTGGCGAAAAAGGGCGGCGTACGGTCGAGGAACAAACAGCTGGTCATGGCGGCGGCCGCCGCCGCTGTCCTGGTGGCGGCAATCCTGGTCGCGGCGGGATACGATTATCAGCGACTCAAACAGCGGGACCAGGTGTTGGCCGATGAAATGACCGCCATCTTCAAAAGCACGTTTCCCGAGGTGACCAAAATCCGCAACCCCTACGTCGAAATGCAGGCGCGGATGAAATCCTTGACGGGCTCGGGCGCCCCTGCCCCGACAGTGGTCACTGAACAGCGGGCCCTTGAACTGCTGGCCGATATTTCCCGCCGCATCCCGGAGACGCTTGTCGTGCGGGTCAACCGCCTTTCCCTTGACCGGCAATCGGTAGCGATCAAGGGGGTCACCGATACCTTTAATTCGGTTGAAACCATCAAGAGCACGCTGTCCGCGTCCCCCCGCTACAAAGCGGTGCAAATCGTCTCGGCCACCGCGGACAAGGACAAAAAGGACGGCGCGATCCGTTTTGAAGTCCAGATGGAGCTCCAAGGGATATGA
- the gspM gene encoding type II secretion system protein GspM has product MMRLNKRERIAVIVGGAALLVFVVVQFLVFPLIDNRARLTKRLAAREKAVVEMRSLREQYQQLNRHSGSVDELLAQREEGFSLFSFLENNADACEVKEHIAYMKPSETQGSASFRVSMVEMKLQAVPLKKLLAFLEKSESPQHLVGVDKLTIQENAQEKTMLDATLSMVSVDQAAEAAATP; this is encoded by the coding sequence ATGATGCGGCTGAACAAGCGGGAGAGGATTGCGGTCATCGTCGGCGGGGCGGCGCTGCTCGTTTTTGTCGTGGTCCAGTTTTTGGTATTTCCGCTGATCGACAACCGGGCGCGGCTGACCAAGCGGTTGGCCGCGCGGGAAAAGGCCGTGGTGGAGATGCGCAGCCTGCGGGAGCAGTATCAGCAGCTCAATCGGCACTCGGGCTCGGTGGACGAACTGCTGGCCCAGCGGGAAGAGGGGTTCAGCCTGTTTTCCTTTCTCGAAAACAATGCCGATGCGTGCGAGGTCAAGGAGCACATCGCCTATATGAAACCGTCGGAAACCCAAGGGAGCGCTTCCTTCAGGGTGAGCATGGTCGAGATGAAGCTGCAGGCCGTGCCCTTGAAAAAGCTCTTGGCCTTTCTTGAGAAGTCCGAATCACCGCAGCACCTGGTGGGCGTGGACAAATTGACCATCCAGGAAAATGCCCAGGAAAAAACAATGCTCGACGCGACCCTGTCTATGGTCAGTGTCGATCAGGCGGCCGAGGCGGCCGCCACCCCGTAG
- the gspN gene encoding type II secretion system protein GspN, producing the protein MARCTQGWLLRGFGYLLYVLLAAALLLWLLFPREAIQRLLAGYLNSSSPTLQWRVGSVTLHAPLRLTMEAIEGYGKEGERTPLIRVDSLVLWPEWMASLTARAPRLGYGMRIGKGRVDGSIRADGGLEQLVLQGTVRELQLADWPLLALRLGRDVKGMLGASFTGTVAANTGQIGQVEARVRIENGQMALKRPILSHGVLPFSALSMTVRGDGARVHVQEGTAESGLFRCRFSGTLELNEDLAAAQLAIRGSLQPEAGFFKGVKSGIALQAFRAKLQDAPLPFRLSGELADPGIHFEEFSLLVQTLEKELR; encoded by the coding sequence ATGGCCAGATGCACGCAAGGTTGGTTGCTGCGCGGTTTCGGGTATCTGCTCTACGTGCTGCTGGCCGCGGCGTTGCTGCTGTGGCTGCTCTTCCCCCGGGAAGCCATCCAGCGGCTGTTGGCGGGATACCTGAACAGCTCTTCTCCCACCCTCCAGTGGCGGGTGGGGTCCGTGACCCTGCACGCGCCCCTGCGTCTGACGATGGAGGCGATCGAGGGATACGGCAAGGAAGGGGAGAGGACGCCCCTGATCCGCGTCGATTCACTGGTCCTGTGGCCGGAGTGGATGGCTTCGCTCACAGCGCGAGCGCCACGGCTCGGGTACGGAATGCGGATCGGCAAGGGCAGGGTGGACGGTTCCATCCGCGCGGATGGCGGTCTGGAGCAGCTTGTCTTGCAAGGAACGGTCCGCGAGCTGCAATTGGCCGATTGGCCGTTGCTGGCGCTCCGGCTGGGTCGGGACGTGAAGGGGATGCTGGGGGCATCGTTTACCGGCACGGTTGCTGCGAACACAGGGCAAATCGGCCAAGTGGAGGCGCGGGTGCGGATCGAAAACGGGCAGATGGCATTGAAACGACCGATTCTCTCCCATGGGGTGCTGCCCTTCTCGGCTCTGTCCATGACCGTGCGCGGCGACGGGGCTCGGGTGCATGTCCAGGAGGGAACGGCGGAGTCGGGATTGTTTCGATGCCGCTTTTCGGGGACGCTCGAGCTGAACGAGGACCTCGCCGCCGCCCAGCTGGCCATCCGGGGCAGCTTGCAGCCGGAGGCCGGGTTTTTTAAAGGGGTGAAGAGCGGCATTGCGCTCCAGGCCTTTCGCGCCAAGCTCCAGGACGCCCCCCTGCCGTTTCGGCTTTCCGGCGAGCTGGCCGATCCGGGTATCCATTTCGAGGAGTTTTCCCTGCTGGTTCAAACCCTGGAAAAGGAGTTGCGATAA
- a CDS encoding type II secretion system protein N: protein MVSILVRLVLITLLVYAAVQYWYGRVEKRLEDSMPPEKKVVAAAPVEPQEAQQETATADNDHQVIVSRNIFKAALDTGEDLEGDQEQAELEGLAETKLQLALLGTVTGGKDDARAIIRDEKTQLEDLYQVGSQLQGAEIVRITRGKVVLQVRGREEVLTIKDPGSDDGGGGGGRDAIPGAEMTPPTPAMEAPPPDTMEQRVPEAMPRRRISFRNPAPVPPAAKNEDNGVPGEEQPDALPADSEEQLLPDDERPGGEPQETEPETEQPAR from the coding sequence GTGGTTTCCATTCTTGTGCGGTTGGTGCTCATTACCTTGCTTGTCTATGCCGCGGTCCAGTACTGGTACGGACGGGTGGAAAAGCGCCTAGAAGACAGCATGCCTCCGGAAAAGAAGGTGGTTGCCGCCGCTCCTGTCGAGCCGCAGGAGGCGCAACAGGAGACGGCAACGGCCGACAACGATCATCAGGTTATCGTGAGCAGAAATATTTTCAAGGCCGCGCTGGATACCGGCGAGGACCTCGAAGGCGATCAGGAGCAGGCCGAGCTGGAAGGGCTGGCGGAAACCAAGCTCCAGTTGGCGCTCCTGGGCACGGTGACCGGCGGCAAGGACGATGCCCGAGCCATTATCCGCGATGAAAAAACACAGCTGGAAGACCTCTACCAGGTGGGCAGTCAGCTGCAAGGGGCGGAGATTGTCCGGATCACCAGAGGCAAGGTGGTACTCCAGGTTCGAGGCCGGGAGGAGGTCCTGACCATCAAGGATCCCGGAAGTGATGACGGGGGCGGCGGTGGCGGGCGCGACGCGATTCCCGGCGCGGAGATGACGCCGCCGACACCGGCCATGGAGGCACCCCCACCCGACACCATGGAGCAACGGGTGCCGGAAGCCATGCCGCGCAGGCGCATCAGCTTCCGCAATCCCGCTCCAGTGCCGCCGGCGGCCAAGAATGAGGACAACGGTGTGCCCGGTGAGGAACAGCCCGATGCGCTTCCGGCCGACAGCGAGGAGCAGCTCCTGCCCGATGACGAGCGACCGGGAGGGGAACCTCAGGAAACGGAACCCGAGACCGAACAGCCGGCCAGGTGA
- the gspD gene encoding type II secretion system secretin GspD: protein MRTSIVARNVIPVLVLLLVLLVIEPLGAASPKAVQQSGGAQRFVTIDFNDVDINLFIKYISELTQKNFIVDREVKGKVTIISPTRISEEDAYRVFESVLEVHGFAAVPSGSVIKIVPSVQARSKNIATVREGELSAGEDKVVTQIISLKYVNAEEVKNLLTPLMSKTSVLIAHAHSGLIILTDFYSNIARLLDIIRAVDVPSDSEEMLIIPLRHASAESVSKAVGQLFAAGPAQKGMRQEQVRIIPFERNNALIVFASKTSAQRIRNLVARLDEDVPRQEGNLRVIYLQHANAEELVKVLMNLPDDKSGSRSTETGGGKASSAPSAPAISKEVKVVADKETNALIITGPREEYEVVEGVIKKLDIPRRMVYLEALIMEVKVSKDFSIGVQWANADGSVVGGFSGNASSPYNMLKQMTTSPGSLPAGFTLGVLEEGIKIGDVVFPNLGAVVNAYKSDDDVNVIATPQILTTDNKKASIKVGENVPYITSKNTTDAEQDYTNYEYKDVATSLTITPQVNQAEVVRLEIGVEVIKLKNTEATDTPSTFTRTAETTVVVHNEQTVVIGGMIGQDTTSGEYKVPVLGDIPVLGWMFKSRSNSQEKTNLYIFITPHIVENPAEIADLYQKKRATMEAVHKQPGDIADQFFHPTSDPAQSVALSDIGFAKLQQNELLRAREYFTQALKVDANNGAALFNLAVVCEREGKMAEAESLYRKVLALPPPPGEQAQSAGEDPLKAAAKTALKRLQSGGKGI, encoded by the coding sequence ATGAGAACCTCCATTGTTGCCCGCAACGTCATTCCCGTGCTTGTTCTGCTGCTCGTGTTGCTGGTCATCGAGCCACTCGGCGCCGCCAGTCCGAAAGCCGTCCAGCAAAGCGGCGGCGCGCAGCGCTTTGTCACCATCGATTTCAACGATGTCGACATCAATCTGTTCATTAAATATATCAGCGAGCTGACGCAGAAAAACTTCATCGTTGACCGGGAAGTGAAGGGCAAGGTGACCATCATCTCTCCCACCCGGATTTCCGAGGAGGATGCCTACCGGGTGTTCGAATCGGTGCTCGAGGTCCATGGCTTTGCCGCGGTGCCGAGCGGCTCGGTGATCAAGATCGTGCCTTCGGTGCAGGCGCGTTCAAAGAATATCGCCACGGTGCGCGAGGGCGAGTTGTCCGCGGGCGAGGACAAGGTGGTCACCCAGATCATTTCCCTCAAATACGTCAACGCCGAGGAAGTGAAGAATCTGCTCACGCCCCTGATGTCGAAGACCAGCGTGCTGATCGCCCATGCCCATTCGGGGCTGATCATCCTCACCGATTTCTATTCGAACATCGCCCGCCTGCTGGACATCATCCGGGCTGTCGACGTGCCCTCGGACAGCGAGGAAATGCTCATCATTCCCCTGCGCCACGCCTCGGCGGAAAGCGTGTCCAAGGCGGTCGGCCAGTTGTTTGCCGCTGGTCCGGCGCAGAAAGGGATGCGGCAGGAGCAGGTGCGGATCATTCCCTTTGAACGGAACAACGCCCTGATCGTCTTTGCCTCCAAGACCTCGGCGCAGCGGATCCGCAACCTGGTGGCCCGGCTCGACGAGGACGTGCCCCGCCAGGAGGGCAATCTGCGGGTGATCTACCTCCAGCACGCCAATGCTGAGGAACTGGTCAAGGTGCTGATGAATCTGCCGGACGACAAATCGGGGAGCAGAAGCACCGAGACGGGCGGCGGCAAGGCCAGCAGCGCCCCGTCGGCGCCGGCTATTTCCAAGGAGGTCAAGGTGGTGGCCGACAAGGAAACCAATGCCCTGATCATCACCGGTCCCCGCGAGGAATACGAGGTGGTGGAAGGGGTGATCAAGAAGCTCGATATTCCCCGGCGGATGGTCTATCTGGAAGCCCTGATCATGGAGGTGAAGGTGAGCAAGGATTTCAGCATCGGCGTGCAGTGGGCCAATGCCGACGGTTCCGTGGTCGGCGGGTTCAGCGGCAATGCCTCGTCGCCCTACAACATGCTGAAGCAGATGACCACCAGTCCCGGTTCCCTGCCGGCGGGGTTCACCCTGGGCGTCCTCGAGGAAGGCATCAAGATCGGCGATGTGGTCTTTCCCAATCTCGGGGCGGTGGTCAACGCCTACAAGAGCGATGACGATGTCAATGTGATCGCCACCCCTCAGATTCTGACCACCGACAACAAGAAGGCCTCGATCAAGGTTGGCGAGAATGTTCCCTACATCACCAGTAAAAACACCACCGATGCCGAGCAGGATTATACCAACTACGAATACAAGGATGTGGCCACCAGTCTGACCATCACCCCCCAGGTCAATCAGGCGGAGGTGGTGCGGCTGGAAATCGGGGTCGAGGTGATCAAGCTCAAGAACACGGAGGCCACCGACACCCCCTCCACCTTCACGCGAACAGCGGAGACCACGGTGGTGGTCCACAATGAACAGACGGTGGTTATCGGCGGCATGATCGGTCAGGACACCACCAGCGGCGAATACAAGGTGCCCGTGCTCGGCGACATCCCGGTGTTGGGCTGGATGTTCAAATCGCGCAGCAACAGCCAGGAGAAAACCAATCTCTACATTTTCATCACCCCCCATATCGTCGAAAATCCCGCCGAGATTGCCGATCTCTATCAGAAGAAGCGGGCGACGATGGAAGCGGTGCACAAACAGCCCGGCGATATCGCCGACCAATTTTTCCATCCCACCTCCGACCCGGCGCAGAGCGTGGCCCTGTCGGACATCGGATTCGCCAAACTGCAACAGAATGAACTGCTGCGGGCACGGGAGTATTTCACCCAGGCCTTGAAGGTCGATGCGAACAACGGCGCGGCCCTGTTCAATCTGGCGGTGGTATGCGAGCGGGAGGGGAAAATGGCCGAGGCCGAGTCCCTCTACCGCAAGGTGCTGGCCCTGCCGCCTCCTCCCGGAGAACAGGCCCAATCCGCGGGGGAAGACCCGTTGAAGGCGGCGGCCAAGACGGCGCTCAAACGTCTACAATCTGGGGGCAAGGGAATCTGA
- the gspE gene encoding type II secretion system ATPase GspE, which yields MRLLGEILQETFGVTAESIEAALAVQREKGGRIGELLIGLRKITEDDLLSARSLQCGLEVVYTLPADPDPFFVQRVPIGFLKKFKMIPVATPEASYIALAEPFYFQQVDDLQRLLQWEGMRTVLAPMNEIFVAINAAYDTARQDVADRVMQDMDESDPESILSEIEETADLLDDTSDAPVIKLVNLVLSQAVRDNASDIHIESYKDRVKIRKRVDGILYDMYSPPRHVQSKLISRIKIMAKMDIAEKRLPQDGRIEIRIADRNIDIRVSTLPTSFGERVVMRLLDKSSSLVPLEELGLSKEDLNHFLRLIKAPHGIILVTGPTGSGKTTTLYSALGILNSPDINIITVEDPIEYQMNGISQMQVNTKIGLTFASGLRTIVRQDPDVILVGEIRDIETAEIAIQSALTGHLVFSTLHTNDAASAITRLIDMGVEPFLVSSAVNAIMAQRLVRKICPYCREEYVPSNAYLERVGLSPIKFAGKKLYRGAGCAQCLQTGYKGRIGIFELMSLTPAMKSLILTTSDAGQIKKQALSSLATGMMTLRQDGLRKVLAGLTTLEEVFRVT from the coding sequence ATGCGTCTCCTCGGTGAAATCCTTCAGGAAACCTTCGGGGTGACGGCGGAAAGCATCGAGGCGGCCTTGGCGGTGCAGCGGGAAAAGGGGGGCCGCATCGGTGAGCTCCTCATCGGCCTGCGCAAGATCACCGAGGACGACCTGCTCAGCGCCCGCAGCCTGCAATGCGGCCTGGAGGTGGTCTACACCCTGCCCGCTGACCCCGACCCCTTTTTCGTTCAACGGGTACCCATCGGTTTTTTGAAAAAATTCAAGATGATCCCGGTAGCCACCCCTGAGGCATCGTACATCGCCCTGGCCGAACCGTTTTATTTCCAACAGGTCGACGACCTGCAGCGGCTGCTGCAATGGGAGGGCATGCGGACCGTGCTGGCGCCGATGAACGAAATCTTCGTCGCCATCAACGCCGCCTACGACACCGCCCGTCAAGACGTGGCTGACCGGGTGATGCAGGACATGGACGAGAGCGACCCGGAGTCCATTCTTTCCGAGATCGAGGAAACCGCCGACCTGCTCGACGACACCAGCGACGCCCCGGTGATCAAGCTGGTCAACCTGGTCCTTTCCCAGGCGGTGCGCGATAACGCCAGCGATATCCATATCGAATCGTACAAGGACCGGGTCAAGATCCGCAAACGGGTCGACGGTATCCTCTATGACATGTACTCGCCGCCTCGTCATGTGCAGAGCAAGCTGATTTCCCGCATCAAGATCATGGCCAAGATGGATATCGCCGAAAAACGGCTGCCGCAGGACGGGCGGATCGAGATCCGCATCGCCGACCGGAATATCGATATCCGGGTTTCAACCTTGCCGACTTCTTTTGGTGAACGGGTGGTGATGCGACTGCTCGACAAATCGAGCTCGCTGGTGCCGCTGGAGGAGCTGGGTCTGTCAAAAGAGGATCTCAACCATTTTCTGCGGCTGATCAAGGCCCCGCACGGCATCATCCTGGTGACCGGCCCCACCGGCAGCGGCAAGACCACCACCCTCTACTCCGCCCTGGGCATCCTCAACAGCCCGGACATCAACATCATCACCGTCGAGGATCCGATCGAGTACCAGATGAACGGCATCAGCCAGATGCAGGTCAACACCAAGATCGGACTGACCTTTGCCAGCGGCTTGCGCACCATTGTCCGCCAGGACCCGGATGTGATCCTGGTGGGCGAGATCCGCGATATCGAGACCGCCGAGATCGCCATTCAATCAGCCCTCACCGGCCACTTGGTGTTTTCCACCCTGCACACCAACGACGCGGCCAGCGCCATCACCCGGCTGATCGACATGGGGGTGGAGCCGTTCCTGGTCTCCTCGGCGGTCAATGCCATCATGGCTCAGCGGCTGGTGCGTAAGATCTGCCCCTACTGCCGGGAAGAATATGTCCCGTCCAACGCCTACTTGGAGCGGGTCGGGCTGTCGCCGATCAAGTTCGCGGGGAAAAAGCTCTATCGGGGAGCCGGTTGCGCCCAATGCCTGCAAACCGGCTACAAGGGAAGGATCGGAATTTTTGAGCTGATGAGCCTGACCCCGGCGATGAAAAGCCTGATCCTCACCACCTCGGACGCAGGGCAGATCAAAAAGCAGGCGCTCAGCTCCTTGGCGACCGGCATGATGACCC